DNA from Ziziphus jujuba cultivar Dongzao chromosome 2, ASM3175591v1:
ttcctgTAACAGTAATTATTcactaaaaaatataaacaatatccATTCATTATTAggatttaacaaaataaataaataaagatgtaACCTTGGAGATAAGCAAGAGTTGGGAGTTGGGAGAATCACTTTGTTTAGGTGTATGAGTGATTGATGGAGATTCTACCAAAGATTGGAGGGACCAGAAATCCTACCAATtctaataatgtttttttttttttttttctccaaaagcTTTTACTTTTAGAAATGAATAAGGGGTCTCTCAAAGTTTTTCTTACCATAACTTATTATTTTCCGTTtggtttcttctttatttttttcttccaaaaacaaaaatataaacattttttaaaataatattaatatatgcaaTAAATAATTAGATTTGAACAGTAAATTCTATTGTATATACACAATTTTCAAACCAAGAAAAAGTTGTATGAAATTTTTGCcataaaatatttgtaggaACCTTTCGGTAAATTGATTAAAGGTTTCTAACCTGACCATTTAtggtttatgaaaattttcatgagtGCTTATCttcattaaatattatttagtaGGGTTTACTTTTCatgaaatgaaatttataagGTTTACACAATGTGAATTGATCACCATATTAAGAGCTGAAAGTGTAtttagaataataaaaatatcatttaagaTATTgtgaatacaaaattttaaaaaagtatatcTTTTAACGACAAACAAATTCATAAaacaatatatgtatttaaatgtTAGAGATTTTCCATTAAAAGACCAACGAAAggaagtaaaataaatataatcaaaacgtagctaaaaaaactaataataataataattatcccaaaaaacgGAAACAAAATGCTGCATACTCGCACATTGGGGGGAGTCGGCAGACACTGATATTACCTTGAAAACcctcaaattaaatttagtttctGATTCCCAGTCTTTACCCGGCGATTTCGTCCCCTGGGCTTCCTTTCCATGAAACCAAAGCGAATTAAAGCCAAAAACCTAATCTCCCAACCTACACTTTCCGTCACTTTCCAGAGAAAATTTCCCCCTAAAACCGACCCTATCTAACACCTTTGTCGCATCGGACGAGTTCGATAACTCGTTCTCTTTTCCTTCGTCTTCTGAACCAGGGGTTAGGGTTCGTGCGAGATCGCGATTCGGAAGGGAGGGGTTTTAGGTTTATATCTGGTGGTGGTTGTTTGGTAAAGGTTcgattagggttttatttgtttttccaaaaaaaaaaataaaaaaaaattgttgagtGCAAAGCATTGGAGATGGGAAGCGTCGATCGTTCAGATGATCGGGCTTTTAGGGTTAATTTCACGGACGATGGAGCAGCCAAGTTGAGGGATAAGGTGATGCACAAGCTTAAAGAGTTCATGGGGGATTACACTGATGAAACTCTTGTGGTACGCACTTGACTTTCGTTTGGCTTCTTACAATCAGTGCGAGTGTTTCAAAATTCGCAGACTTCAGTGTTGTTCTCGTCTTCATTTTCGAGATTAACCATTTTACTGGTGGTTATGTACTGGGTTTATCATTTTCTATGTAACTGGATGGTTTATATTGAACCATGTCCTGTGTAATGCCTTGTTTGAACGACGATTATTGATCAGCGATACTACTGATATCTAGTTTGCTAGGGCGTTATTCATTGTTCTAACTCCTACAGAGGATGATGTCTAACTGTaaaagtaaaggaaaaaaaattaatttatggtctTTTTATTTATCAGATTCCATTGCATacgtgttttttattttattttggctgTCTAGACATAGTGTGTCAAGTATGCTGTACTTCCATGAGGATTAATATGTTTTTTGACTGAAAATACATTGTAGTTTTTGCCTATTTTGTGATATTTTGCATCACCGAGCACTAGATTGAAGACTTGTCTTCTATATAACATGATGGTTTTCCACTCTGTTTGAGAAGATGGATCACTTCAAACTCAGCCTTACTGGTTCGCTTTGGCAGGAATATGTGATTGTATTACTAAGGAATGGCAGACGCAAAGTAGAAGCAAGGAATGAGTTAAATGTGTTTTTGGGGGATGACACTGATTCTTTTGTATCTTGGTAATTTATTTCCCTTGGGCCATGGATAATTATTGGTCAGCATTCagtaacatatatatgtgtttttctGTTGCCtgttattgattaatttttctttttttttcccccctaacaGGTTGTGGGATCACTTGGATTCAAACTTAGATTCATATGTACATCCTGAGGAATCTTATGTGAATGAGGTGCTTAAAACAAAGCCTGCAGCAGATGATTCTCATCGTGTGGATTCTGAGTCTGAAAGAGTAAAGACGAGTAAGGAATCAAATAGCCGCCATAGAAGGGAATGGAAAGGGCTAGTGAGAGATGCAGATGAGCCCCCTCCTCTTAGGAGTTCTGTGGTTGAAAAGATTCATTTGGAGGAAAAACCTCATCAAAGACGAAGAGTAAGAACCGATCATGGAAAGAGATCTCCTTCCCCTCGATCAGTGGGCCTGAGGAAAAGGAGTCGGCCTGATGACCAAGAGAATATCAAGGTTTGGATACTAAATTTCTTTTCTGATTACAAAGAGTTGATGTGGAagtttttgggggaaaaaaaaaaaattcaaaatataccCTTGTGTTTGTGCAGCTTGTTTATCAAAGTATGCACATGGTCCTGACATAGAAAATTTATGGGGGTGGGAGGAAGTGGGGGCAAACCCCTCTCGAATCAATGTCAATTACTTAAGCAGCTTTTAGGAAACTTATTTGGAGTTTTCATTAACTTTTAGGTGAAAGTGAAGGGTTCGGAATTATAAGTCTTTACTTTCTTCCTTGTAtgtctataaaattatatattttaaaacatgaCTATTGGGAGTATTAGATCATTCTTTGTGGTACCAGCGTAAGCATGTTTCAAGATGCAGATggagtttattttctttttaattctacTGATAGGGCATCTAATTTATGAAATATCTGTGATGACATCTCTTCCACATGCAAACTGAATTTTCTTTCCTATACTTAATTGTCTTCAGAGCATTTCATACGGGAGCTTTATGCTTTCTATTTTCAGACACATATATTCTCTTCTCAATTAAATTAGATATGAAATATCTAATATCTGATGGAGTATTAGATCATTATTTATGGTGCAAGTGTAGGCATGTTTCAAGATGCAGATggtgtttattttctttctaattctaCTGCTAGGGCATCTAATTATATGAAATATCTGATGACCTCTCTTCCACGCGCAAACTGAATTTCCTTTCCTATACTTAATTGTCTTCACAGCATTTCACATGGGAGCTTTAAGCttgctatttttcaataaatatgttCTCTTCTCGATTAAATTAGACTCAACTTTGTATAATTGTAATGTACCATAGAATGCTACACCAAAAGACTCAAGGCACATGCTTACCATTGGAACACTCTTGTAATGTGGTTAGAATGCTAAATTTTAGTATGGAATCATAGTTAAGAATTGTAAATTTTCATTTGTGTGGTTTCCTTCTTGAATAATGTTCTCTCTTCATTGTTTATTTGAGCCATTTCTAATGTTTTAAGTGGTAATTGAAAGAGAATTTGTGTTTgtgctttttcattttaattgttGATGCTGTTTATACTAAACAACTTTCTGATGCATGAATTTTGACAGAGGGAGGCATCTCAAGTGAACATTGTTGCCCCTCGACGGCTTCTTCAATTTGCAGTGCGCGATGCAGTGGCAACATCAAGGCCGTCTAATTCAGTGACAGAGCCCACATTGAAGCGTCTTCGTTCTGTTGTTTCCACCACCAGTGTTGACTCACCAGTAGCTGAGCGTCCTGTACGACTTCAGTCTGTTGCTAGAGTGCCAAATCCAATGGCAACTGTAATCAGAGCTGTGGCAGAAGCTGCTGAAGATGTAACAAGGGTTAAATCCTCGGGGAGTGTGTTTGACAGGTTAGGCCGTGGGATGGATGTGTCAGAGAACAGTGGCCAAATTGCATCATATGGAGATGCCACTTTTGTGGATGATGAATTTACAGATATTAACCAAATTCACAAGCAAAGACGATCCATATATCTCCAAAGAAGTGACCATACTGGGAAGTATGGAGACGATATGACTATGTTGGAAAATGAAGTTGGTTTGGTTTCTGATTCTACATATGAGAATGATGGATATGATGATGCCAATCTTATAGACCATAGAGTTACTGATGTTTCTCAAACTGGGACATCGGGTGGAAAGAAGGGTGAAAATTCTATAATGCAGTACAGTGTAGCTAAGAATGCTGATGATATTATGCGGGTAACACGAAATAAAGATCAGGGTCAGCCTGCAAATGCTTCACAAAAGATTGTGAACATTTCTATGAATGTGAATACTCGAAAGCCACCCCCATATCAGGATCCAAGGGATGTTGCAGAAGTGGATGGCTGGAAATCCATACAGAAGGCTGAGGAAGGAGCTTCCAAGCCTGGTGCACTAGCCATGAAGGAGAACAACAACCCTGTAACTGTTAATGGAAATGTAAGACATTTATGTATTCAGACAGAACTAGATGTATACTCTTTCATTCATTTGCACCTCCTCCATATACTTTTAACTCTGTTTAATGGCATTGAACTGTTGCATTAATGATAAAACAGGCAAAACCTGCTGCAGCTTTTCAGAAAGAGTCTCAAAAGGCACTGTCATCTTCTACTGGTGAGTTTTCATGTAAAAACTTTGATGGTAGTTATagcttttcttattttcttcctGGTTCTGGGGTATCCCACTAGACTGTGAGTCCTGCTGACCATGAAGTATAAACTTTTAGGTAATATTGGTTCTTTTGTTCTGAAATGAAATGTACTTTTAAGTGTGATGTGTCATGTAAAAGctgatattattatttggtattattttgttattataaataataaatcctGTGTCAAtcttttgttgttattattatcaataactTTGCTGTCTATTTTGCAGGTTCTTATGCTTCTGGTCGTCCTTTAGAGGATGCTGATTCTCGAACTCTCTTTGTTAGCAATGTAATAGTTCATCCTTTTGTCCTTCTTTATCTGAGAGTTCATCTTTATTCATGGTTAAATGAGCGTTTATCTGGTTCATGTACAGGTCCATTTTGCTGCTACAAAAGATAGTCTTTCTCGACATTTTAATAAGTTTGGGGAAGTTCTAAAGGTGGTTATAATTACTGATGCAGCTACAGGGCAACCAACAGGGTAAGTTGTTTCAGTTGCTGATTTTACGTCTCAATTCTAATATGCTTATTTAACTTGTTATGATACATTTTCCTCTCTCTACTAAGGCATGTTGCTTTTTTCAGGTCAGCTTATGTAGAATTCATGCGGAAGGAGGCTGCAGATAATGCACTATCTCTTGATGGAACCTCATTTATGTCGCGGATTCTCAAGGTAATATTATAAACTGAAGGCTTTAGTGTATCTTTACTTCCTTTGAACCCTTCCTTGCTTCGTCTTTAGTTACTGCTTTGACATCttgtttcatttgtttttttgcgTTTCACTATGTGTCCATCTCCATTGAGTTGAACGCTCTATACATCtagtagaattttatttatgagtTTCTATGAAAATGGGGgacggactctctctctctctctctctcacacacattttttttaagttctatGCAAAACAAGCTTTTGTCATATAACAAGATCACTCTTACTTTGCAGGTAGCGAGAAGAAGCGCTGCACATCAGGAAGCCACTTCTATCATGACATGGCCACGAATTGCTCGAGGCTCTCCATTTTCCACAGCAAGGTTTTCTAGAAGCCCTTTTCCAAGAGGTATCCCTGCTGCATTTAGGCCTCGTCCCCTTATCAGACCTGGTGCTAGGAGCATGCAATGGAAGAGGGATGCCCAGGCCCCTCCAGGTGAAAGTGGTGCTCTGTTATCTGGCAATACTGTTCTTTCATCTGCTGCACGCGGTCTCACCTATGTCCGTACAGAACCTAAACCAGAAGCCAATTCAGGTACTTCTTAGTTGAAGAATCTGATATTTCCAAGGAGCCTGGTTGATTAATCCTTCCAAATTGAATGCTCAATGGTGGTTCAAATCCAAGAAATTTTCTATAGCGGAATATTGTTTGGCACATGCTGAAGAACTCTGTCCAAGTTCTAGAAAGGTCCTTAGGAGTGACGGCGGAAGGTTTCAATTCTTTTTGTCAGTTTGTCTGGGTTTTCTGTGTTgatctttttctgttttattttttggctgggGGGCGGTGAAAGGCGGTGGAGTTTTGGTAAATCTGAGAGAAAAGAGTAGGGAAATTATTTTGGATCGAATTCATAGCTGCTAGgaatttattttccaattttataTGCTCTCTAGATAAAAATTGTGAATAGTGGATGGATAGATGGTTTATTTACTGAGGGACAACAATAACATCATTggtgtttttgtaattttaaattttccagtaagggaaaaaaaaaaaaaaaaaaaaaagagaacgtaaaaagaaaagatgaaaaaaaaaagaaaaaaaagagcagAAAATGAGAAAAGTTGACGtttcatcaaattttgagtCCTCTTCTAGTTATTTTACTGTTCCTCCTTTCATCTTCAGCACTTCCTTTTCTTATTTACAGCATTATTTTCTTGGTCATCTCACCGTGAGGACCCAATTGCCCTGTATATCATTTGCAATTGTTATATAAAGCAGATTAATGCCTTTTATCCATCATGGCTACCTCGTAAAACGCAGAATTTTGTAGCATTTCCTACTGAGTCTTAATATTGTCATTAGAAGACACAAATGTGTTTTGCTATAAGCGTTGACtaaatataaattacaataaCCAATATTTGAGGTTTAATGCAACTCCAAAATGTGTATCGTATAAGTAGTTCCTAGCATACCACTTGTTATGAGAACACATAAATGGGGTGGCTTTGCTATAAGCTATGAATACTCACTACACCATAATGACCAAAATTGGAGCCTTAATGCAACTCCAAAATGTGCTTGTTTTAAGTGGTTCCTGGCATACGAGATTCTAACTTCTTCCAAAGAAATGCATTTCTATTGCCTGAAAAATTTACTATTGCAAaagaataacaagaataatagttataataaaatttttaataagatCATTTGGACAGCATATTGAATAAGAATCCAATTGATAGACCAGCAATACAGATGAAAGAAGCTCCACGAAGCCTTACAAAGAAAAGGTTCAAACTTTTAGCAACCTGAAGTGTGAGAGTCAAAATCTGCAACCTGCCTTGCTCCTCCATCTTCTTAAAGAAGAACATGGGCTTCAACGATTGGCGCAGCATGAACGCCAACGAAAACGAGAACCCAAATGCCACGAAGCTATGAATTGAAACCTCGGTAATGGGAGAAGACCGAGTGATGTACGAAATCCAAGCTCCGAGGCCCAGTTGAACCAGGCTCAGAAGAGCAACTGCGCTGCTCAAACTATAGACGGTCTTCATCAAATTCTCTAGGACTTCACGCGTCTCATTGGCTAGAGCCGAGAAGTCACGCTCAACGGTTGGTCCTTCAATTTCTTGGTGCTGGAAGCCGGGGTTTTGACTTGGGTATTCACTTGTGTTTCTGGGTTTTTCCGATTCAGATGATGCTGATGATGGATCAGAGGTTGTTGAAACGAATCTGGGTTTTCTCTCCATTGACCAATTAAGTCTATGATCAGTCAATTTGGTCCCAAAACTAGAACATGATCGATCAAGACAAGAGCTTTGAAGTTCTCCAAAGCGAAATGATGACCCAAAGGCAAAACCATTTCTGGGTTTTCCATTTGGTGGTAAATTCAGATCAGGGTTGTTGAGTTTTTCTGTGGCAATCGAGTGTGACCTAATGTAACCTAGACTATAAATTGCtttgggttttggttttggtacTTCCTGAAAGCTTTGCAAAATGGTTGAGTTTGTGGGATACGTAAAAGGTTCAGGAACAGAGTTTTGGGGCTTTTGGGTGGTGAAGAAGATGGAGGAGGAGTACAATGAAGAATCACGAGATGGTCTTAGAAGCTTGGAGCTGAATCGGCGGGAGATCATAGCGGCCATTTTTGGTGCCCAGAAGCGAAATGCTCCAACTTTCAAGGTTTAAGACGGCTTTAAAATTGAGGCTTCAAAGATTGGGCGAATGGACCGTGTGATGATGATCAACGGTCTGAAACCACTGAAGATGAAGCGGCACCTTGAGGGCCGCCATTTATCTGATGATATGTTGGGCCTCTTATCGAGCATATTCTATGTGATGGGCTCTTCGTATAGGGCCcacttttctttaaaaaaaaagtgtactGTAAGGCCGACGAGGATATAGTCTTTATACACCTAATTGAAGTTTACTTGTACACTTGATAATTAATAATCgcaatcatatacatatatgataaatgaTTTGAAAACTATAATATTTCAGTACTTGGTATAGCAGGAATTCATTGTTATATTCCATTCTTCTTtggaaattaaaacaaaaaaaatatatataaaggaacaTTATTTAATCACAATCGTATATACATACAAAGGAACATTATTCAATACTGGGCAccgcatatatataaattagcaACTCTTTGTGCGTCTCCTTGTTAGCAGATTCTAAAgcattttttgactttttttatcCTATTGTTTTCCGTGTAGGCCCCAATTCCCATATGCTCaacagctatatatatatatatatatgcggtgGCCAGTATTGAATACTTGGATTGGATTATAATATTATGTACAATGAAAGCtaaatttttatgatttgaTAGACAAAAATTTAACATGGTGTCTTAGCTGTTTTAGACATTACATATTATAAGACTGACAAAAAGGTATTACTTCCTGATACAATAGGATTTGGTTCATTAAACATGGAAGGCATCTTCCTCATTCCCCACAATGCCCTACTAATAATtactttctttaattaattgacATAAATGATCTGTAAAGATCCCTTTGACAGATTGTAAGGCAGCTTTCTCATcactaaaacaaaatttaaacatttgaaCTTTTGATTACTGAAATTCAATCATTCTTTTATCTTTCACAATTAAGAAACAATccattttcttcatattttcaCTTTTGTACTTATAACGTTCTTAATTGAAATAATGAAAACTAAAATCCTTTATAATAGGAACTTTTCagtatgtatttttatatgcatatttcATGGTTCATTAATTCATTTGTGTATTTTTTATTCGCAATAAGACATTTGCTACaaaatattatctttcataACCAAATGTTGAATTGTGTCACGATATTCTATTTTAGTCACGAACTCTGTACACAACAAAAATCCCAAATCCCACATCCCAAAGGTGGATGGATTATCAgaaggaaaaaggaagaaaaagcatgaggaaattaataatatataataacaataaaattttatagctgcaatttaataatacatatatataaattaataatatataataacaataaaattttataacagcaatttaataatacatatatatatatatacacacatacaaaGACAATTAATAgatgattaaaaatttattaatgaataATTCGCATTAATTGTATAGAACAGTCACAAAGGAAACAAATGAAAGAAACAGAAAATCTTtgagacaaaataaaaaagataaaaaaaaaagagaataaaaatggaaaaaaaaaaatcgaaaaaaaaaagattggtgaaatgtatataaaatcaaatcccatgcatattcttctttttttttttttctttttcattgcaTGCAAAATgctaatgaatatatatatatatatatatatatgaagctcCGAAGATGGTGCCTCTGTCTCTTTCATCAATATCCCTTCGATTTTTACTGCAAGTAGTAAGCGACAAACGAAACCAGAGAAGCTCCGACCAACGAACCCAAGACTGGCACGCTAGCCGAGGCTCCGCTGGCGGGCGCCGGAGCTGGGGCTTGGGACTGCTCTTGAGCCATGACTGCGCTGACCGAGGCAGCAGCGAAGATGACTGCGCATGCGATCttcttcatctccatttttcttttttcttttaaatttttttaaaaacaaaaaaaggcgtTTGATCGGCGATTAAATGGACAGAATTAATGGAATAATTCAGTCACCGATCGATAACGCCTTCAAATTGGGATATCGGAGACTCTGCTGCTGGGTGACCATCAAACAGGGATTCGCACGTATTTATACATGTTTTCTCGAGGGTGTTTTTGGAATATTCGAAAATTTGACAGTTCATCATTCccatttttctctcttctaCGTATAATCTTTGAGCGGTTGGCCTACATTTACGCgcttcttttttaattgttgacaaattcagcctttttttttttttttaatgaaacaaaataacGTATTTTgtacatgcttttttttttaattttttatttctgttgaaatacatttatataagatattaaaagattaaaatccACTTCCATCAGATTGAAAAAGAAGTACTTTGTGTTGAATCTTTTGCACTGTATGtggaaattaaattcaattatatatttaaattttttaaatataagggAAGGTGGATActgtttcaaaaattttaaaaatttatatttaaatggaaaaaaacaaaaaaagaatctaaaattttaatggaCCCTAAATAAAGGGTATGGATTAtttgtaatgttaaaaaaaaaaaaaatctaaaattttaatggaCTCCCAAAATGTAATAAGTTTAGAAGACTAGCAGTTGGGCTACTTTGTCTGGAGTCCACTTGAATTTGTTATGGGTTATCATAGCCAAGGCCTTGATGATTCGACCTCTTACATCCAAACAAACAGCTACCATCTCATGGATCTACAATAGTCAAAGGAAGGGTTTTTTCGAAAAGTAGCTGTAAATgatttttttgaagaataacaatttttttttttttttaaactagcCACCTTTTAGGACATCCGGACTAAAATaccttttattaatatatattttttttcaatctttttttcctaccaaaacacttattttctctactttccctttccctttcctttttgaaacacttattttctctactttccctttccctttcctttttgaAACACAGCAAGGCCTTCGAACACACTAGGGCTTTACCTTTCCCTTTTGAAACATACCATTCAAACACAGCTAGGGCCTTCCTTTCCCTTTTGAAATAGACCATTTGACCCTACTCACAATTCTTTTCCTCCTATCCATTGAGGTTGAAGAATCAACCTCTGCTTTCACAAGTCCAAACTACGAAGCTGAGGACCCAAAAATCTTTCTCCTTTTCCATTGTTGATGCTGCACAGTCCAACTTCTTCAAAGGTTAGTTTCgctcctttttcttttagcctTTCCCTTTCGAAACACACCATTCGACTCTGCTCACAATTCCTTTCTTTGATTTGTTATTGAGGTTGAAGAAGCAACCTTTGCTTTCACAAGTCCAAACTAGAAAGCTCAGGACCTAGAAATCTTCCTCCTTTCCCGTTGTTTATGCTGTACAGTCCAATTTCTTCAAAGGTTAGTTTCgctctcttattattattattatttttttaccttcaCTTTAACATCTCCAGCTATTCCCTGTAAAAACTTTCAATTTGATTCCGCTTCTCAActtgatttttgttttccttattattccctcttcatttttatacattatgtaccaaaaaaatggtttttttttggtcgatttttttttttttttttgggttttataggTTGATAAGGAAAAAAGTTTTCTACATATAATAGATAAATAGACGTTGATGTCTATGTCTGATAAGGAGATCTCCAGGATTGGCattagtggtggtggtggtgaaggTGGTGGTGGGTGTGGaggtgatgatggtgatgaagaCGACGATGGGAGTGGTTGTGTTTGTGTTTGATATGGTTCTAAGGacattttattttggataacatgcctaaatatttgatgttgactGTTTCATTTTATTGTGTGAGTTGGTGCCAATTACTCTCTCTAGTCTAGCCCACatggtgatgatttgaggaagGGAATTTATCAGTGCTATGCATATATATCTGGGAAGTagtgtgaaattgaaattgttaGGGTGTTCTATAGGCacttggcatgttcttctccaaGTACCTAAATAAGCTTTTAGATGTGCAACTCGTCATTTATAGTTGAAGCATATAGGTGAAGAAATCATTCTTTTACTCTCTACAGGCCCTTAGCAGATACCATAACTTGATTTTAAAAGCttgatatgcataatattattcttggtccatggatttctttatttctagtTCCACGAAaccttttcttaatttttgtggGAGACAAAGCAAACACCTGTAACTATTAATGAGATATTTTCTTGAGAATGAAAAGATTTTGATTGCTAAAATCACCATAAGAGTatcttatagaaaattatttctgcTTGCTTAAGCATGTAAACTTTCTGGTTTAACAATGCACGGAAGATCTAGTTGTTTACTGATCTTTTGAATAGCCTCTTGCTGTGTATCTGCAATTATAATATGCATGTCTTTTATAAACTTAAAAAGCTATGCAAACAGGATGTTGTTTAGAAATTAACCTCTTTATGTTTCTGTGGCTTAAATTCAGATgtcatttaaaaatacatgtatagAAAAAAGAGGTTACATAAGTTGCAAATACGGTTTTTGCTTTTAGAAAACTGTTTGTATATGGGATTGTTGATCTTGTAATTCTAATTGGTTTTTCTGAATTAGTAACATGTTCTAATTCAATTCGTGAATTGTAAGTGTATTATATCATTGAAATTGCTTGTCATTATTATGGTCAATACCTCCGGGGTCTAGCCTACACATTTCCTTCTCTACTTTTCTGGGGTTCATTGAGCAGATGttgaaaaacatataacttgtcgaatttccttttcacatatgcattttttcaactggaaatatgtatgaattgtgtattacatttat
Protein-coding regions in this window:
- the LOC107417664 gene encoding uncharacterized protein LOC107417664, producing the protein MGSVDRSDDRAFRVNFTDDGAAKLRDKVMHKLKEFMGDYTDETLVEYVIVLLRNGRRKVEARNELNVFLGDDTDSFVSWLWDHLDSNLDSYVHPEESYVNEVLKTKPAADDSHRVDSESERVKTSKESNSRHRREWKGLVRDADEPPPLRSSVVEKIHLEEKPHQRRRVRTDHGKRSPSPRSVGLRKRSRPDDQENIKREASQVNIVAPRRLLQFAVRDAVATSRPSNSVTEPTLKRLRSVVSTTSVDSPVAERPVRLQSVARVPNPMATVIRAVAEAAEDVTRVKSSGSVFDRLGRGMDVSENSGQIASYGDATFVDDEFTDINQIHKQRRSIYLQRSDHTGKYGDDMTMLENEVGLVSDSTYENDGYDDANLIDHRVTDVSQTGTSGGKKGENSIMQYSVAKNADDIMRVTRNKDQGQPANASQKIVNISMNVNTRKPPPYQDPRDVAEVDGWKSIQKAEEGASKPGALAMKENNNPVTVNGNAKPAAAFQKESQKALSSSTGSYASGRPLEDADSRTLFVSNVHFAATKDSLSRHFNKFGEVLKVVIITDAATGQPTGSAYVEFMRKEAADNALSLDGTSFMSRILKVARRSAAHQEATSIMTWPRIARGSPFSTARFSRSPFPRGIPAAFRPRPLIRPGARSMQWKRDAQAPPGESGALLSGNTVLSSAARGLTYVRTEPKPEANSGTS
- the LOC107417613 gene encoding uncharacterized protein LOC107417613, which gives rise to MAAMISRRFSSKLLRPSRDSSLYSSSIFFTTQKPQNSVPEPFTYPTNSTILQSFQEVPKPKPKAIYSLGYIRSHSIATEKLNNPDLNLPPNGKPRNGFAFGSSFRFGELQSSCLDRSCSSFGTKLTDHRLNWSMERKPRFVSTTSDPSSASSESEKPRNTSEYPSQNPGFQHQEIEGPTVERDFSALANETREVLENLMKTVYSLSSAVALLSLVQLGLGAWISYITRSSPITEVSIHSFVAFGFSFSLAFMLRQSLKPMFFFKKMEEQGRLQILTLTLQVAKSLNLFFVRLRGASFICIAGLSIGFLFNMLSK